TCTGGCTTCCCAACATGCCTATGTGGTTGTTGTCAGCAGGATATGCCATCTTAGGAATAACCGTTATTTTACTTGGTACCAAGGCTTTTGAAAGAGCTGAGCATGTGTTTGCTGTTGTGAAAGTATCGGCGATCGTTATGTTTCTGGTTATCGCGGCAGCCGCGTTATTCGGTTGGTTAAAAGGCAATGCTCCCGAGCCTAGGTTCCCGGCCACCTCTCGTGTGATGTTTCCTGGCGGCGGACTCGGAACTTGGTCCTCGTTCATCTATGCCTTCTATGCCTTCGGCGGCATTGAAATCATGGGACTTATGGCGACAAGGTTGAAGAATCCTCAGGAGGCGCCAAAATCAGGGAAAATCATGCTTTTGCTATTAACCTTGATCTATATTGCTTCGTTGGTGCTGGTGTTAACTCTGGTTCCGATTGATCAGATGAATGGGAAGGACAGTCCGTTTCAGATCGCATTAAACAGCTATCAAATTCCCCTAGTCCCGCATATTTTTAATGCAATCCTCATTGTTGCCGGCTTCTCTACCATGGTTGCTTCCTTGTTTGCAGTGACAACTATAATGGTCACTTTGGCCGAGGATCAAGATGCTCCCGGTATTTTTGCAAGGAAGACAAAGGGGAAGCGTAAGGTTCCGCTGCCTGCAATCGGGCTTACGTCAATAGGGATATCCTCCTCAGTCTTCATGGCGTTACTGCTGCCGGAAGAGCTTTTTGAGTACATAACGACTGCAGCCGGGATCATGCTGCTTTATAACTGGCTGTTTATATTATTATCTTCGGGAAGGCTTCTGGATTTATCGGTTTGGGGGAAAATCAAAAGATTTCTAGGAATGGGTCTCATCCTTGCTGCAGTAGGGGGAACATGTTTTCATCCTACAAGTCGTCCAGGATTCTGGATCAGTCTTCTTTTTATAGGGATCATTGGCGTTCTGACCTTCATCGTAGAGCTTGTTCGCAAAAATAATGCAATGGTAATAAGCCTGGAATTCACTCCGAGGAGCAGTTCCAAGCTTCATCCAAAAAAGAGCAAAGATGAGGTGTAAAGCTAACTAATGATCAAAAGAAATGCTTCTTTGCCGAAATGGAGGCCAAATGTAATCAAAGACATCCCCGATACGATTGAAATGATCGTTAATGCTTTCGGTGTCAAAAACCTTCGAAATGTACTGGCTAGAGAAGACATGATCATGTCCCAAATCAAGATGCCTAGGAACATAGCTGCTGTATGAAGGAATATGTCAGGTTTGTTCAGATCTGTGGTCATATCAGCCAAAACCGATCCGTAGATCCCTAACCAGAAAAGTATGGTTAAAGGGCTTGATATCGCCATAGCAAAACCGACAACAAACGATTTCAGCGGCGTTTCATCACTTTGAGTACTCAACGTGGTCATTTTTCCGGCTTTCAGTAAACTTTCAATTCCGGCATACATGAGAACAAAGCACCCAAATAACCATAGAAATGTCTTCATGAACGGCGTAGTTAGAAAATGAATAACACCGAAATAAATCAAAAGCATGAGCAGGGCATCCGCACACATGGCCCCTAAGCCAAGCAGCCAAGCATGTGTAAAGCCCTTCCTTATTCCTTTGTCCAGCTGCGCGGCATTAATGGGGCCGATTGGAGCCGCGAGCGACAAGCCAAGAAACATAAAGCTGAAGATGGTATGCATGTTCATGCTCTCCTATTCGGCAAGATAAAGTCATGAACAAGATATTCAGAAGGGACAGCTTGTATGCTATCTGAACGATACTTTCATCTGTCAGTAACCAGCATTTAAAAATGCGCAGCATTGGCTGGGGTTAGTAGCCCGCATCCGCGCTGCGCATTTCATATTTATTCGTGAGAAACGATAAGCTCAAGCGTTCCGTCTAATTGGAAAGCTTCAAATCCAAGAGGTAATAGGAAGTGATCGCCTTTTGTCAGTTCATATGAAACTTGACCGGCTATCAATTTGCCTTCACCGGACAGCACGCTGAAGATGGTGAACTTGGCAGGCGCTTCAAATGAAGAAGGTCCGTCCACGTTCCATTTCTGAACTGTAAAGAAGGAATTGGACACATAGGTGACAACCTGCGTCTGTCCAACTGAATCTGTGCGGTACTCGGTGGTTGCCGAAGCGTGAGGAACAGTCGTGACCTCAATCGCTTTGTCCAGGTGCAGCTCGCGGAGGTTGCCTTCGGCATCCCGGCGGTCGTAATCATAAACCCGGTAGGTTGTATCGGAGCTTTGTTGTGTCTCCAGCACAACAATGCCTTTGCCCAGGGCATGGATGGTTCCGCTCGGCACATAGAAGAAATCGCCGGCCTTCACCGGAACACGCTCCAGCAGCTCGTCCCATTGGCCCTGTTGAATCATCGTTGTGAGCTGCTCTTTCGTCGCGGCTTTATGCCCATAAATGATTTCCGCGCCGGGCTCAGCGTCCACAATGTACCAGCATTCTGTTTTGCCTAGCTCGCCGTTCTCGTTCGCCATCGCATAAGCGTCCTCAGGATGAACTTGAACGGATAGATCGTCCGAAGCATCGAGGATTTTGGTCAGCAGCGGGAATTTAGCGGCGTTGGAGCCGAACAGCTTGGGATGTTTCTCCCATAGATCTCCTAGCATCGTTCCAGCGTATTCGCCATTTACGACTACGCTCTGACCATTCGGATGGGCGGATACGGCCCAGCACTCACCTGTTTGCTCGGAAGGGATCTCATAGCCGTACAGGTCGCGAAGCTTCGTACCTCCCCAAATACGGTCTTTAAAAACAGGCTTCAAAAAAATGGGTTGCATCGATAGTTCCTCCAATATGTAATTAATAGTTCACATGAACAAGCGCTGCTGCTCCGACAAGTCCTGCATCTGTTTGCAGCTGAGCCGGAACGATTCGTGTATGGCGTCCGCCTGGGTTAAGCGCATGTGCTGATACATAGGATCTGACAGCTTGAAATAGCGGTTCTCCAACTTGTGAGACACCTCCGCCAATAACGATGGTATCGGGATCGAGAATGTTAATCAGCGATACACAGCCCATGCCTATATATTGATACAATTTGTCTACTAATTCAACCATATTTTGGTCACCTTCATTGGCAAGATCAAACACTTCTTTGGAAGTGACGGTTCTGCCAAGGAACTCAGAAGCCTGTCTGGCGATGGCGGTACCTGACGCTACCCATTCCCAGCAGCCAAGCTGTCCGCATACACAGCGGCCGGCAGAAGGATCAATGACCATATGCCCGGCGTCGCCGGCATTCCCGCTAGCTCCTGTCAAAAGCTTGCCGTGCAAGTAGATGCCCGAACCAATCCCCGTGCTGATCGTGACGAACACAAAATGATGGCTATCCTTCGCGGCTCCGATCCATTTTTCCGCAAGTGTAGCTGCGGTTGCATCATTTTCCATACGGATCGGATAGGGCAGATGCCGCTCGAGCTCCTTCACAAGCGGGAAATCCTGCCAGCCTGGCAGGTTAGGAGGGCATGTGATCCGGCCTCCTGCAGGATCAAGCGGTCCAGGTGCGCCAATACCGATGCCGAGTATGGATGAATCTTCAATCGAATGTTGGTGCAGCAGTTCTTTCACTGCAGCTGCTATCTGCTCCACCATTTGGGGAGGAGAGATGCTTAAATCGGTCTTGATCGTGTGTTTAGCAGCTATGGTGCCCTGCTCATCAACGATTCCAATTGCTGTCTTTGTTCCGCCTATATCAATGCCAATCGCTAATTTCAAGGATGTTCCCTCCAGAGTCATATGGTTACTTGACAAAACTTGATAAAATGAATAATGTCAAGTTACAATAATTGTAGCATAGGTGGAAGGATTTGAACAACATGGCGAGGCCCAAAAAAGTCTCTATGCAGGACATTGCTCAGTACTTGGGCATATCGAAGAATGCCGTTTCCTTAGCGCTTTCGAACCGAAAAGGCGTGAGCGAAGAGTTGAGGCAGCAGGTGCTGCAAGCTGCAGAAGAGCTCGGCTATGACAAGCACATCGGACAGGACTTAACCGGCAAGCAAGAGCATAGCGCGGTATTGATTCTTGTGCCGGAGCGAATTATGAGCTATGAAGATAATGAGCACTTTTTGTTTTATCATGATTTGATATGGGGATTGGAGCAAAAGCTTAGGGACCAAGGCTTCAGCGCTGTTATCCAAAGAATCAGCCTACAGATGGAACAGAGCCTGTTCCTACCCGAGCTGACTCACTCCATTAACTTTGATCGCGTTATTCTCTTCGGAATTGTGAGGGAGGAGTACGCAAGGCTGGTCCAACAGAAGTGGAGTAGCTTGCTTATGTTCGATTCTTTCTATCGCAGCGTTCCCGGACCGGCTGTTACTTCAGCTAATGTAGAGGGGGCCTATACGGCGGCCCAGTACCTGCTTGATCAATGTCACCGGAGAATCGGCTTTATCGGTCCGGTTCATCTGACGACTAGTCATGAGGAGCGTTGGTTCGGCTTTTGGAAAGCTCTTAGCGAACAGAGCGTAATGGTAGATGAATCGTGCTGTTTGCTGGAGTCGAAAGGATTTCACCACACAGAGGAAGAAATCAGGCATTTTCTGGATACGTGCGGGCACCTTCCAACGGCCTTCTTGTGCGGAAATGATCGAATTGCACTACTGCTCATGACAGAGCTGCAAACTCGTCAGATCCGGGTGCCGGAGGATATTTCCGTTATCGGTTTTGACGGGTTGGACATGTCGGCATCCTCTGAACCGCCGCTGACAACGATGAAGGTCGATAAGAACGGAATGTGCGAAGCTGCGGCTAGGTGGCTCCAGATGGAAACCGGACGGAAAGAGGCTCCGCCCAATATGAGATGGTACGTGCCAGTCTCATTGATCGCACGGAGCTCAGTGAAAACATTGGTATGACAAAGGGCCATGGAATCAACCCTGCTTTATAGAATGCCTGAGGGACGTAGAATCGTCCCTCTTTTGCTTCCGATAGTCCTTGGGGACAACGCCTTTGATTTCCCGAAAAATACGCGAAAACGTTTTGTAGGAGCCATAGCCTACTTCTAGCGCGATTTCGGCCACGCTCATATCGGTGGAAGCAAGCAAGCTGCAAGCATGACGCAGCCGTAGATCATGAAGAAAATAGACAAAGCTTTGACCTGTCGTTTGTTTAATTACTTCGCTGATTCGAGACACACTCATGGAGAATTGTTCGGCCAACTCGGAAAGCGATAATTCTTCCTGATAATTTCGATGTATGTAATGAATGATCGGCCAGATGGAGGTAAGCTTGGGCATTGGATATGCCGCTTCAGTCCGTTGTTGCTGGCCTGTTTGTCGCACCCGGTCAAACCGGACCAAGATTTCCTTCAGCTTCACTTGCAGCATGGTTCTGCGCCAAGACTCGTCTCCCAGATATTCTTCGAACATATCTTCCAGCAGCTTGACCATGCGGATCTGCTCGTGCGGGCCGAGTTGTACAAAAGGAGGGAGCGGGTTGATCTCATTGAATAGCCCCGACAAGCCTTCATCGGCCCCCGGCTCCATCAGCAGATCCATACTGAACATGCAGTTATACAGCACTAAGGTACTGCCCGGATCTGTGA
This genomic window from Paenibacillus hexagrammi contains:
- a CDS encoding helix-turn-helix domain-containing protein, producing the protein MIEGHGAETINGVKHLMSPGTFTFVLPYQVHELFTDPGSTLVLYNCMFSMDLLMEPGADEGLSGLFNEINPLPPFVQLGPHEQIRMVKLLEDMFEEYLGDESWRRTMLQVKLKEILVRFDRVRQTGQQQRTEAAYPMPKLTSIWPIIHYIHRNYQEELSLSELAEQFSMSVSRISEVIKQTTGQSFVYFLHDLRLRHACSLLASTDMSVAEIALEVGYGSYKTFSRIFREIKGVVPKDYRKQKRDDSTSLRHSIKQG
- the manA gene encoding mannose-6-phosphate isomerase, class I, with product MQPIFLKPVFKDRIWGGTKLRDLYGYEIPSEQTGECWAVSAHPNGQSVVVNGEYAGTMLGDLWEKHPKLFGSNAAKFPLLTKILDASDDLSVQVHPEDAYAMANENGELGKTECWYIVDAEPGAEIIYGHKAATKEQLTTMIQQGQWDELLERVPVKAGDFFYVPSGTIHALGKGIVVLETQQSSDTTYRVYDYDRRDAEGNLRELHLDKAIEVTTVPHASATTEYRTDSVGQTQVVTYVSNSFFTVQKWNVDGPSSFEAPAKFTIFSVLSGEGKLIAGQVSYELTKGDHFLLPLGFEAFQLDGTLELIVSHE
- a CDS encoding ROK family protein — its product is MKLAIGIDIGGTKTAIGIVDEQGTIAAKHTIKTDLSISPPQMVEQIAAAVKELLHQHSIEDSSILGIGIGAPGPLDPAGGRITCPPNLPGWQDFPLVKELERHLPYPIRMENDATAATLAEKWIGAAKDSHHFVFVTISTGIGSGIYLHGKLLTGASGNAGDAGHMVIDPSAGRCVCGQLGCWEWVASGTAIARQASEFLGRTVTSKEVFDLANEGDQNMVELVDKLYQYIGMGCVSLINILDPDTIVIGGGVSQVGEPLFQAVRSYVSAHALNPGGRHTRIVPAQLQTDAGLVGAAALVHVNY
- a CDS encoding amino acid permease; amino-acid sequence: MKWWQLSLFGVACTIGTGYFLGSGIAIKVGGASVVLLFILAAFGTYIVFDVLSRMTAKNPQKGSFQVYARKAYGRWAGFSSGWVYWCSELLIMGSQLIALSLFTRVWLPNMPMWLLSAGYAILGITVILLGTKAFERAEHVFAVVKVSAIVMFLVIAAAALFGWLKGNAPEPRFPATSRVMFPGGGLGTWSSFIYAFYAFGGIEIMGLMATRLKNPQEAPKSGKIMLLLLTLIYIASLVLVLTLVPIDQMNGKDSPFQIALNSYQIPLVPHIFNAILIVAGFSTMVASLFAVTTIMVTLAEDQDAPGIFARKTKGKRKVPLPAIGLTSIGISSSVFMALLLPEELFEYITTAAGIMLLYNWLFILLSSGRLLDLSVWGKIKRFLGMGLILAAVGGTCFHPTSRPGFWISLLFIGIIGVLTFIVELVRKNNAMVISLEFTPRSSSKLHPKKSKDEV
- a CDS encoding LysE family transporter; protein product: MHTIFSFMFLGLSLAAPIGPINAAQLDKGIRKGFTHAWLLGLGAMCADALLMLLIYFGVIHFLTTPFMKTFLWLFGCFVLMYAGIESLLKAGKMTTLSTQSDETPLKSFVVGFAMAISSPLTILFWLGIYGSVLADMTTDLNKPDIFLHTAAMFLGILIWDMIMSSLASTFRRFLTPKALTIISIVSGMSLITFGLHFGKEAFLLIIS
- a CDS encoding LacI family DNA-binding transcriptional regulator translates to MARPKKVSMQDIAQYLGISKNAVSLALSNRKGVSEELRQQVLQAAEELGYDKHIGQDLTGKQEHSAVLILVPERIMSYEDNEHFLFYHDLIWGLEQKLRDQGFSAVIQRISLQMEQSLFLPELTHSINFDRVILFGIVREEYARLVQQKWSSLLMFDSFYRSVPGPAVTSANVEGAYTAAQYLLDQCHRRIGFIGPVHLTTSHEERWFGFWKALSEQSVMVDESCCLLESKGFHHTEEEIRHFLDTCGHLPTAFLCGNDRIALLLMTELQTRQIRVPEDISVIGFDGLDMSASSEPPLTTMKVDKNGMCEAAARWLQMETGRKEAPPNMRWYVPVSLIARSSVKTLV